Within the Acinetobacter radioresistens DSM 6976 = NBRC 102413 = CIP 103788 genome, the region GTAATGCAATACCGGAAGCATTAAATGTCTGTGGACTTTCATTAGAGAGCTTACAGCAAACCGGTCTGGAACCAGTTCAGGCTATGCAAATGTTTGATCAGTGGCTTAGCTCACTTGTAAGAGATCAACGACTGGTCTTTGTAGGTTTAAATGCCGGATTTGACTGGTCGTTTATTAACTATTATTTCTGGGCATTTTTAGGGCATAACCCATTTGGAATCAGCGCGCTGGATATTAAGTCTTATTTTATGGCTGCCCAGCACTGTAAATGGTCAGAAACCAGTTCACGGCATATGGACCGACTATTACATCCAAAGCTAAGTAAAAATCACAATGCTCTAGATGATGCTTTATATCAGGCAGAGCTGTTTAGGCTAATACGGGGTCAGCAGTTAAAGATGAACCGTCCGCTTGGCTAACTCAGCAAATCAACGCCTTAAAGCTGGATATTCTTTTCTAGGTTCAGCAGAATTGTTTTATTATCCAGTCCACCCGCAAAACCAGTTAATGCACCACTAGCTCCTATTACCCGATGACAAGGTGCAATTATTGAAATCGGATTACGACCATTTGCAGCACCTACGGCGCGCATCGCCTTAGGTCGACCAATCGCTTGAGCAATCTGCCCATAACTACGGGTCTGTCCATAAGGAATTTTTAACAGTTCGGTCCAGACCAGTTTCTGAAACTCTGTTCCGGCAAAGTCTAGCGGTATGTCAAATCGCTGCCGGTTTCCCTCAAAGTATTCTTCAAGCTGCTGGCGTACCTGAAGCAAAACCGGATGCTCCGGCTCAACCACCAGTTCTGCCAGCTGAATACGTTTAGGTTGCTCATTTTCCCAAAGAACGGCTACCAGTGCTTTCTCGTTTGCGATCAGCCTTAAACGGCCCACTGGAGAATCCATATACTGCATTGCAAGTTTCATATTTTTTTACCTGCCTCTAATTGCTTGAAGATAATTTCATCAGAACCAATCCAGATACAATCAGTACTGCTGCCAGCATTCGCATTGCTCCTGCCGGTTCATTTAAAATAAAAATCCCCAGTAAAAAAGAACCGATTGCGCCTATTCCTGTCCAGACAGTATAAGCTGTACCTAGAGGTAAAGTCCGCATCGAAATAGAGAGCAGCACTACACTCAGTATCATAAAAACAATCGTAATTACGCTTGGGCCTAAGCGAGTAAAGCCTTCTGAAAGCTTCATTGAGTAAGCCCAAACTACTTCAAAAAGACCTGCTAAGAGTAATAGTAACCATGCCATCCGGTCTTTTCCTTTCTCGTCAGGCCGTCCTGACAATTTTTCCACTATGGGGAGGCCGTTCCTCCTGAAACTTTGATTATTTTAACTGAGCTTTTCCAGATAAACAGTAGCTCAATACAAAGGTATCTTTTGCTCAGATTCCATTCATTTAAATTTAAAATCTCTTGAGCTTTAAGTAAACCCTAAAAATAGTGTTACAGCAGATGGGGAAAAATTTATCAAAGTTATGCACAAAAGCCAAACTTCACTTCCAGATAAGTATATAGCTTTAAAAAAGCCTTGTTCTACAGGCTGTAGCTATAAATTAGACAGTTCAAATTTTAGACACTGGCTAATAAAAATACTTGCTTTTGGAGTGATTAAGTCAATAAAAAAGGATTCAGTTGAATCCTTTTTATACTTTTTTTGTCTAATTAATAAGCAATTGATAGTTAATTGTTTATATTTCACCCAAGTTATCCCTAGCGTTATCAACAAGGATATCCATAGAGTTATAAACAAAGTTATCCACAGACCTTATCGAGTTATTTAAAATAGCTTAAACTTCTACACTGCCTACTTTATTCAGTTCAGCCCGCATCTCATCAATGACATTTTTATAATCTGGTTTTCCAAAAATGGCTGAACCTGCTACAAACATATCTGCACCTGCTTCAGCAATTTCACGAATATTGGCAGGTCCTACGCCACCATCTACCTCTAAACGGATATCACGGCCACTTGCGTCAATAATCTTGCGTACCTGACGTAGTTTTTCTAAAGTCATTGGAATAAATTTCTGGCCGCCGAACCCTGGGTTTACACTCATTAACAGAATCTGGTCTACCTTATCCAGTACATAGTCCAGATAATGCAATGGAGTTGCTGGGTTAAACACCAGCCCAGCTTGCGCTCCGCCAGATTTGATCAGTTGTAAAGAGCGGTCAATATGGTCAGATGCTTCTGGATGAAAGGTAATAATGTCCGCCCCTGCGTCCAGAAAGTCACCGATTGTGCGATCAACTGGTGAAACCATCAGATGTACATCAATGGGTGCCTGAATACCATATTTTTTGAGCGCCTTGCATACACCCGCCCCAAAAGTAAGATTAGGCACATAATGATTATCCATTACATCGAAATGAACTACATCAGCACCGGCTGCCAATACTTTTTCCACATCTTCACCGAGACGGGCAAAATCTGCAGATAAAATTGAAGGTGCAATTAGATAGGGCTTGGACATCGGAGGACCTGGCTTGAGAAATTGACTATTGTATTATTATAGCAAAAAGCTCCTGATTACTGGGCACTAAAGCATAAATGCAATCCCTGTTGAGACAGGTATTAAAATTTTGAGGAAGTACTTTGAGTAAAACTCTGCTACAGTATGCTTGTTATTGAGAATGAGAAGCAACATGAATAGTCGCACAGAAATTGATACTCAAGATGCTGGTCGTATAGCTAAACGTCTGGTAAATCACTGGAAACACAAGTTTGAAATTGAAGAGCATGGGACAGCTTTTACAATTGTTATGCCAGATGCAAAAGTCATTTTAACCCCTGAAACTGAACAGTTAGCTGTTCAGGTAGAAAGTCAACGTGCCGAAGATGAGCATCAACGTCTGGAAAAAGTCGTTATTGATCATCTGAATCGCATGGCACAACAGGAATTTCAGGCACAATGGCGAGCATACTAGAAGTATGCTCTGTATCATTCAAGCTTATTTCTCTTCCAGCTGGATGGCATGAAACTGTAAGTGGTCATCCATAAAGCTTTGAATAAAATAGTAACCATGATCATAGCCAGTATGCTGGCGCAAGCGTAGTGGCTGGCTTGCCTGTTTGCAGGCCTGTGCAAACAGTTCAGGATTGAGCTGGTCATAGAATTGATCATCCAGCCCCTGATCAATCAGGATTTCAGGAAATAAGGTACCTTTTTGTGTCACCAGCTGTACAGCGTCGTGTTTAGTCCACTGCTGGTGGTCTTCACCCAAGTAATGTCGAAATGCTTTTTCTCCCCACGGACACTGACACGGTGCGCAGATCGGTGCAAATGCGGATACCGATTTAAACTTTTCCGGATATTTCAATGCTAGCGTCAAGGCACCATGGCCACCCATAGAATGTCCGAATATCCCGACTTTATCGGTCTGCACTGGAAAGTTTTTCAGAATTGCCGGATAAAGCTCATCTGTCACATAACTTTCCATCTGGTAATGTTCAGACCATGGCTCTGCACAGGCATTAATATAAAAGCCAGCGCCTTGGCCTAAGTCCCAACTGTCTCCCTGGGCAACATTTTCCCCTCTTGGCGAAGTATCAGGAGAGACCAGAATTAGTCCGAGCTGGGCAGCAAGTCGCTGGGCGTGGGCTTTAATTGCAAAGGTTTCTTCGGTACAGGTTAAGCCTGCCAGATAAAATAAAGTGGTGCAGGGTTCATCCAGCAGCGCCTGAGGTGGCAAAAAAATACTAAAACGGCTCTCACCCTTCAGATATTTTGAAGTCCACTGATAAATACGCTGTTCACCATCAAAGCAACGATTGGTCTGCAATAGTTCCATATTCTTATTCCTTTTATTTTCCTGCCCTTTCGAGCTGAGCAGACTGGGATACAGCTAATGATAAATTAGGCTGATTTGCTGTGGTAGCCGGGAACAGGCGCTGTTCCAGTTGAGGCAACATCAGTTCCATATTTTTGCCGATGACCCACTGAGGCTCAGAAGGATCAAAACCTTGAGCATTCTCCCAAGTCGCTACCGTACTGCGTGCCTGTTCAAACGCCGTTTTTAAGGAAGACTGTTCACGCATAGCCTGATCAAAGAAAGCCCGCCCAAAATAAGTATAGTCAGCTTCATTGGAGCAGCCAAATGAAGCACGGTCAGCAGCAGAAGCTGTGATAATTAAAGTGTTGGCAGACTGCAAGGCCGGTATAAAACTGCCAGAATAGCAGGCAGAAATTACAATTACACGCCAGCGGATACCGGAACGGTCCAATGCTTCACGTAGCCATTTTGGATCAACCTGATCCAGCTCTAAAGGCGCATTTTCAATTTCAAACTGATTTTGCAGTCCGTGTGAAGTCATATATAAAAATAGCACATCACTTTCACGGTTCATTTGCTGCCCGATACGGCGTAGCGCCAGATTAATGCTGGTTCTAGAAGCAATAGGTATTTCAGTACGGGTTTCTGGGTTATTAATTAGCATTACCGAACGGCCGAATGTTCCGAAACGGGTATCAAACTGTTCCCTAATCCGTTTTACTTCAGATTTAAAAACATCCTGATAGCTGGCGCCAGCGACACCCAAGAAATACCAGTGCGTTTGAGCAAACTCACCATACTCCACATCTTCTAGAGTACGATTCAGTATTTGACTCTGCTTATAGAAAGCCTCTTCAGAAAATGATGGCGGGACACTTTCTACTTTCCAGATTGGCTGGTCTTTAACTGACATCTGCCATACGACCAATGTAATAAATGTCGCCAGCATGATCAGGGCAAATTCCCACCACGGCCATTTTAGTTCACGACCAAATACCCAGACCACAGCCATACTCTGCCAGACAAACAGCACCATAAACAGGATGGGCAAATAGTCATAAATTGCATAAGGTAAATAATCAAGTTGCCCCAGATACTGAATCAGGCTTTGCAATAGCGCAATATGCGTATCCAGAATCAGCCATAAGATAGTCGGTACCAGCATTAATCGTGGATTATTGGTACGCTGTGACAGGAATATGCCGACAATTAAGGCCAGAAAAGGCCATAAGGCATAACTCACCAGTCCTTGAGAATTAAACTCGCCAGTTTCACCAGCAGTCAGCCAGCTAAATAAAGTATTGGCCAGCCCTCCCAGTACGCCCCAGACAATAAACTGAAGGATTGAAGGCCGCACAGCAGCCAGTGCGCGACGAGAACCTAAAAATAACCACATCCCGGCAATCTGATTGCTTTGAAAATCATGCCAAAAATTAATCGATGGTTTGAGGTTAATCATAGGATGTCTGGGAAAATGATATTTTTTTAAAGGCCTAAACAGTTTAGGCCTGAGATAGAATTTAGCAATGCCACTTTCTAACTATATAACAAAACTTTGCTTAATATTGAAGCTGTTACCAAATAGTTTTAATCAGGCAGATAAAAGTAGGCATCGAAGCGGCAGGCGTCGCCTAACCATTGATGATCAGGTGTTTGTTCGGCTAGAAATCCTGCATGACGTGGCCGTTTTACTATGACCCGTTTTGCAACTGCTTGTGCAAGAGATAAAAGTCTATCTCCCAAATCCATCTCTCCCTGTTCAGGCAACAGCATATGTAAAAGCTGCATCTGTTTTTTAACTTGGGCCTGTTTTTTATGGTCCTGCTGATTCTGGTCACGCTGTGGAAACATCGGATCAAGATAAACAACGTCTATCCTGTGCTGTCGAGCTGTTTGCTGACGCAAATAATCAGCAGAGTCGGCAAAAACCAGTTTAATCCTTGCTGCGGCTGAGTTCAGGAATGCATCAGTTTGTGCCTGGGCCAGACTTTCTTCCAGCAGCGTAAATAGAATGGGATGACGCTCGACTAAAGTGACTTCTGCACCCAAATGGGCCATCAGCAAGCTGTCATGCCCCAAACCGGCAGTGGCATCAATCAGTTGCGGCTTTTCTCCCAGTTGGCAGGCGCGGGCAAGCATTTCCGACTTTAAACTGGCACGCTTTAAACGTGGAATTTCAGCTTTCCAGTCTGGTTGCATTTTCATGCCATTTGCACATAGCCATAAACCCTGCGCGTTTGTACATAAAGCAAGTTCCGGATTCAGGCGTAAAAAACGGCTATTGATTTTCTCAACTGTTTCTATACCTAAATTTATACCTCGTGAACCAAGCACAGCAGCGTAGTGCTGTGCTTGATCCTCATATTCAGCTTCACAAAATAAGCGCATGGCTTACCATAATCTCCAGCCAGTAAAGGCAAATAACAGGATCAGTAATCCGGATGCGATCCGGTACCAGGCAAAGATCATGAAATCACGCTTGGCCACATAAGCGACTAAAACACGAATCAGGAACAATGCTGAAATAAAGGAAACTAGAATCCCCCAGCCGATTACCAACCAGTCAAAATTACTTTCCAGTACATCATAACTTTGATACAGATCTAAAAGACCGGCTCCGATAATGACAGGAATACCGAGAAAGAAAGAGAATTCGGTTGCCGATTTACGTGACAGACCCAACATCATGCCGCCAATAATTGTTGCGCCTGAGCGCGAAGTGCCCGGAATCAGTGATAAGATCTGAATCAGGCCAATCCAGATTGCCTGTTTGATACTGATATTCTCAACTTCAGGTGCATTGACTTTAGGTGGATTCTTTTCTATCCATATAATAATCAGGCCACCAACAATCAAACCAATTGCTACTGCCACATCATTAAATAGAAGCTCTTTAACCTGCTGACCAAACGTCAGACCCACCAGTACAATTGGAATCGAGGCCAGAATCAGCCCAAAGCCCAGACGGCGACCTTTTTCTTCGCCCGTGATCATACCTGTGGCAGCGTCCCATAGACGCGACCAGTATTCATAAATCACTGCCGCGATTGCCCCCATCTGGATGGCAATTACAAAGACTGCACTTTTTTCTTTAGTCCAGAAATCCATTAACTCTGAGGCCAGAATCAAATGTCCAGTACTTGAAATCGGAAGGAATTCAGTGATTCCCTCAACAATACCCATGATGGCTGCTTTAAATAGCAGTAAAAGATCCATACCGTATTCCTAATTATGCTTTACCTTGTTCTGGTATTTTTTTCCACGCATTGTCACGCAAGTAGACTGGTAAAGCCTGCTCGGCACTTAACCACTCGGCTTTTAATGCCTGTACTCGTGCGATCGCTGCAATATCTTGGGCTGTTGCCGTAATCTGCTGGTAGTTTACCTGTGCTGTATCAACTAAGGCTGAACCAGAACCCACCAGTGGAAACTGGACAGCTTGTCTGGCAGTCTCATAATCAAGTAGCTGTTCCTCAGCAACTGGCCGCATAATATGCTGTTCATCTAACTGAAAACTGCCTATATAAACTTCCTGCATCCGTGCATCCAGTACGGCACTCACCTCTTTGAGGCCCGTCAGACGATAGGCTGCCTGAGCCAGTGCCTGTAAGGTTGATACGGGAATGACTGGCAAATCGTTGGCCCAAGCCAGTGCCTGGGTGACTGCAGCATTAATGCGTACGCCGCTGAATGAACCTGGTCCACGGCTAAACGCTATTGCGGATAACTGCTCCAATTGCAGTGAAGTTTGCTGCAATCCCTTTTCAATCATAGGTAGTATCATTTGTGTCTGTGCTTTAGTACGCTCATCCAGCTGAAAGAACAGCTCCTGAATGTCATCTACTATGGATACGGAACACTGCTCGTTGGCAGTTTCCAATGCCAGCAATTTCATGCACAACCTTAAATAAAATCAGTTAAAAATTGTTGGCTATCATACTCCACTCATGTTTCAGTGGCGAGGATTTCACAGAGCAAATACAAAAAAGCCAAGTCTATACTTGGCTAAATTTTCGTCTTTCAGATTCCGTTAAAGTTTAACTTCTTCTAGGTGTGTAAACCGCTTAAAATGTTCTGCATAATGTAGTGCGCTGAAACGGATATGCGCTGCAACCTGCTCATCCACCTGTTTCACGACTTTTCCAGGTGACCCCATAACAACTGAGTTGTCTGGAATAATTTTACCTTCTGGAATCAATGCATTAGCACCAATAATACAGTTTTTACCAATCACTGCATTATTTAAAATTACAGAATTAATTCCAATTAATGTATTGTCTCCAATGGTGCAGCCATGCAGCATGGCTTGATGACCAATCGTAACATATTGCCCGACATTCATCTCGATGCCGGCATCAGTATGTAATACTGCATTTTCCTGCACATTGGTATAATCACCAAGGTGAATTTTAGAATTATCTGCACGGATCACCGCTCCAAACCAGATGCTGACCTGCTGCCCCATTTCAACCTGACCAATCACTGTGGCGTTGTCTGCTACCCATCCATCCCAAGGCTGCTGTAAAGCTTTAGGCGCGTGCCCTTCAAATTTATATAACATGTTTCTATTCCCTGTTTGTTTTAGTCAGTATTTTCTAGCCTGAAAAGTAGGCGAGTTCAACAAGAATGGCCATTCTTTTTTATAATTTAAGCCATATTTAAACAGCACAATTAACATTCGGGCAGTTAGGCCCCAAATAATTTCATTATTAATCCGCATACTGGGAAAATATAATGATTGATGCGCATAGTGAACCTCATAAGGTACAGGAGGTGCATGCATCAGTTCGTCTAATGAAACATAAAAAATCCGGTCGATTTCAGAAGGCTGCGGATTGAGCTCCAACCCGGCCGGAATAAGTCCAACTACCGGTTTAACCAACATGCCATTACGCGCACGATGCATAGGTAAATCGCCTATCAGCTCTACTTCAAACGGGTTAAGGCCAGTTTCTTCCTGAGCTTCCCGTAGTGCAATCACAATATTGCTGGTATCTGTCGCATCCCGTTTCCCGCCTGGAAACGAGACTTCACCTGCATGACTGTTCAGATAGGCAGAACGGCGTGTTAGCAGCACTTTCGGATCAGGCTCATTGGTAATAGCAATTAGGACTGCGGCATGGGCAGGCTGTATACGTCTTGAAAACCGCAAGCGTTGTTGCAGAAGTTGTATGAGTGAATGATCATCCATGCCATTACCTTATCTTCGCTCTTTTATTCTATTTTCATCATAGCTGAAATTGTCGGGCTTGACATACAAATGATGCGAAAGCATAAAATTTCGGTTATGCTGAATGCCACCTCTCCTGGCGTTAATGTATATGAATTTCTGCATCATTTGTGGGCATGAGACAACTGAAAAAATTCCTTTAGGCGATCATCAAATTCGTCGTGTCTGTGTTCAATGTGGAAATATACATTATGAGAATCCGAAGGTAATTTGTGGAGCTTTAGCACTTTGGGAAGATAAAGTCCTGCTTTGTCGCCGCGCTATTGAACCGCGTTACGGACTCTGGACACTGCCAGCTGGCTATATGGAATTATTTGAAACCATGGAACAGGGTGCAGCACGTGAAACCCGTGAAGAAGCTGAAGCTGAAATTCATATTGAACAGTTATACTGTATGTATAATATTCCACGAATCGGGCAGATCTATGTGCTGTTTAAAGCTAACTTAATTGATGGTACATTTGGAGCGGGTGAAGAAAGTATTGAATGTCGTCTCTTTGATGAACATGAAATTCCCTGGACTGAATTAGCTTTTCCGAGTGTCGAGCGGACTTTACGTCATTATTTTGAAGACCGGAAAAATAATTCTTTTATTACCCATCTTGAAACTATTGGTACGCGTATAGATCACACCGGCTAATATAAAATATAATAAAAAGACCAGAACAAATTAATATTACTCTGGTCTTTTATAGAACTTGATTCATATAAATACAAATCATTTGATGTCAGAATTTTATTTAGTTTTAACCTGATAACAGTCTGGCAAAGTCATTTCTATTTTTCCGCCCGCCAGCTTTGCCAGATTTAAATCAGCCTGTGTGACTTCTTTTTTAGTTGGATCATTTTCAGTCTTTTTCTGGTTTGCATTATTAAAGGTATTCTGGAAGCTTGCTAATGTATTGGCCCATTGTACAGCTTCTCCTGCAGAGTCCGTAAAGCGAATTGACCTGTTACCGTTTAATAGTCCACCAAGCTGTATCCTTGCTCCCCCAACAGAAAGTATTTCACCATTTTCTGCGAGCTGCAATTTGACATTCATTCCCACTAATGCACCATTGATATTATTAAAAGTATCATTGGCTAAAATCATGCGTACAGAAATAGAATTATCATTAGTAAATACGCGGGCCGTGGTTCCTAAACGATACTGTTGCACTCCATAATTATCTATTAATTCCGGGCTGATACTATCTGAATTACATAAAGCCGTAGACATATCTGATGCAGTTGCATTTGGCCGGATATTAGTTCGAATATCTCCATTGGCATCTACTACAATGCCGAGTTTAATATTATTGACCGAAGTATCATTAAACTTGAAGGTCAGATCAGCATAAAGTGGAAAAATATAATTTTCGCCTACACGGCTATTATTAATAGACTTGAAGACTTTTTTATCCAGATAAGTAATATGGTAGATTTTGTACAGGTCCATAGGTCCTTGAAATAACTCACCGGCTACCTCCTGCTGCCAGTGGCCTAAATCATTTTTATCTGCTTCTGTAATCGTTGTTTTTCTGGTAATTTTTTTATAGAACTTTTCTTGCCCGGCCATAATACTGTTATTAAGTAGTTTACCTTGAGTAATCAGTAAATCCTGAGAGTTCTGTTCACTGACTTTAAATGTAAAAGGCTGATCTATTCTCTTAGTAAGTGGATTAATCCAGTGGTCCTGTGGTTCCGCAGTGATTCTCACTGGCCTGGTAGAGGTAATAAGTTCCAGATTAGCACCGATAACTGCAGATGTAGCTTTAGTAACACCTCCCTTCCATTGAATGCCACTCCCAAGAGTGTAGCCCTGCCGGTCAGTAATCAGCATAAAATGACCTAAAGCACGTTTAATAGAAATATCATTTAAGTCACAAACTGGTTTATTACACCCTACCATGCCTTCTGAGCCGGCATTACTTGCTATTTGATCAATTAAATTCGTTGGAAAGACGGCAAATTCAGGTTGGTAAACTGCAGAATTAGCAATATTGACTAATTTATTTAGCGCAATAAAAGCATCTTGATCTGTAATTTGTGAAACATCCAGCCATGGGCGAATCAATTCAACATATCTTTTACTGACAATATCTTCGGCAGTCACTGAGGTAGAAATTTTTTCCAGATTTTGTCTTACTGCATCTGTAATATAAAGTGCCTGGATATCCGTAGGCACTTCAATTCTTTGTTCTTTGAGTGCCAATGCCTGAATAATTTTAACCAGCTCTAAGGCAACTTTCACGGTAGGATCACTCTGCTGAAGCATTTTAGCATCTTGCCCGGTTATTCCAGCAGCAAGATCAAGCAAGGTCAAACGAGGAACCGTACCAATTGTATCGGATGAACTAATTTTATTGAGGTCTACTTCACCCAGACTAATTTTTCTGTCATCACTGCCCATCATAAAGAATTTTGCCTTATCGCCTGTACGGCAAGTTCCTGTAACTACAGAGTTGGCAAAATCCATTAAAGTTATAAACGTATTATTGGCGTCACTACTACAGGTAAAATTCAGACCATCAACGGGATAATCTAAAATAAATTCAGTACACCCTTCATCATTTGCTTTACATGTTCCATTGACATACGTCATCGTATCTTTTTC harbors:
- the fghA gene encoding S-formylglutathione hydrolase; the encoded protein is MELLQTNRCFDGEQRIYQWTSKYLKGESRFSIFLPPQALLDEPCTTLFYLAGLTCTEETFAIKAHAQRLAAQLGLILVSPDTSPRGENVAQGDSWDLGQGAGFYINACAEPWSEHYQMESYVTDELYPAILKNFPVQTDKVGIFGHSMGGHGALTLALKYPEKFKSVSAFAPICAPCQCPWGEKAFRHYLGEDHQQWTKHDAVQLVTQKGTLFPEILIDQGLDDQFYDQLNPELFAQACKQASQPLRLRQHTGYDHGYYFIQSFMDDHLQFHAIQLEEK
- a CDS encoding CoA pyrophosphatase, whose protein sequence is MDDHSLIQLLQQRLRFSRRIQPAHAAVLIAITNEPDPKVLLTRRSAYLNSHAGEVSFPGGKRDATDTSNIVIALREAQEETGLNPFEVELIGDLPMHRARNGMLVKPVVGLIPAGLELNPQPSEIDRIFYVSLDELMHAPPVPYEVHYAHQSLYFPSMRINNEIIWGLTARMLIVLFKYGLNYKKEWPFLLNSPTFQARKY
- a CDS encoding C13 family peptidase, whose translation is MINLKPSINFWHDFQSNQIAGMWLFLGSRRALAAVRPSILQFIVWGVLGGLANTLFSWLTAGETGEFNSQGLVSYALWPFLALIVGIFLSQRTNNPRLMLVPTILWLILDTHIALLQSLIQYLGQLDYLPYAIYDYLPILFMVLFVWQSMAVVWVFGRELKWPWWEFALIMLATFITLVVWQMSVKDQPIWKVESVPPSFSEEAFYKQSQILNRTLEDVEYGEFAQTHWYFLGVAGASYQDVFKSEVKRIREQFDTRFGTFGRSVMLINNPETRTEIPIASRTSINLALRRIGQQMNRESDVLFLYMTSHGLQNQFEIENAPLELDQVDPKWLREALDRSGIRWRVIVISACYSGSFIPALQSANTLIITASAADRASFGCSNEADYTYFGRAFFDQAMREQSSLKTAFEQARSTVATWENAQGFDPSEPQWVIGKNMELMLPQLEQRLFPATTANQPNLSLAVSQSAQLERAGK
- a CDS encoding gamma carbonic anhydrase family protein; translated protein: MLYKFEGHAPKALQQPWDGWVADNATVIGQVEMGQQVSIWFGAVIRADNSKIHLGDYTNVQENAVLHTDAGIEMNVGQYVTIGHQAMLHGCTIGDNTLIGINSVILNNAVIGKNCIIGANALIPEGKIIPDNSVVMGSPGKVVKQVDEQVAAHIRFSALHYAEHFKRFTHLEEVKL
- a CDS encoding DMT family transporter, whose amino-acid sequence is MAWLLLLLAGLFEVVWAYSMKLSEGFTRLGPSVITIVFMILSVVLLSISMRTLPLGTAYTVWTGIGAIGSFLLGIFILNEPAGAMRMLAAVLIVSGLVLMKLSSSN
- the tsaB gene encoding tRNA (adenosine(37)-N6)-threonylcarbamoyltransferase complex dimerization subunit type 1 TsaB, which encodes MKLLALETANEQCSVSIVDDIQELFFQLDERTKAQTQMILPMIEKGLQQTSLQLEQLSAIAFSRGPGSFSGVRINAAVTQALAWANDLPVIPVSTLQALAQAAYRLTGLKEVSAVLDARMQEVYIGSFQLDEQHIMRPVAEEQLLDYETARQAVQFPLVGSGSALVDTAQVNYQQITATAQDIAAIARVQALKAEWLSAEQALPVYLRDNAWKKIPEQGKA
- a CDS encoding NUDIX hydrolase, whose product is MNFCIICGHETTEKIPLGDHQIRRVCVQCGNIHYENPKVICGALALWEDKVLLCRRAIEPRYGLWTLPAGYMELFETMEQGAARETREEAEAEIHIEQLYCMYNIPRIGQIYVLFKANLIDGTFGAGEESIECRLFDEHEIPWTELAFPSVERTLRHYFEDRKNNSFITHLETIGTRIDHTG
- a CDS encoding DUF2218 domain-containing protein — its product is MNSRTEIDTQDAGRIAKRLVNHWKHKFEIEEHGTAFTIVMPDAKVILTPETEQLAVQVESQRAEDEHQRLEKVVIDHLNRMAQQEFQAQWRAY
- a CDS encoding 3'-5' exonuclease, with the protein product MAQKSELYISVDIEASGPIPGIYSLLSIGACNIDHPEQNFQCEIKPLNSNAIPEALNVCGLSLESLQQTGLEPVQAMQMFDQWLSSLVRDQRLVFVGLNAGFDWSFINYYFWAFLGHNPFGISALDIKSYFMAAQHCKWSETSSRHMDRLLHPKLSKNHNALDDALYQAELFRLIRGQQLKMNRPLG
- a CDS encoding undecaprenyl-diphosphate phosphatase produces the protein MDLLLLFKAAIMGIVEGITEFLPISSTGHLILASELMDFWTKEKSAVFVIAIQMGAIAAVIYEYWSRLWDAATGMITGEEKGRRLGFGLILASIPIVLVGLTFGQQVKELLFNDVAVAIGLIVGGLIIIWIEKNPPKVNAPEVENISIKQAIWIGLIQILSLIPGTSRSGATIIGGMMLGLSRKSATEFSFFLGIPVIIGAGLLDLYQSYDVLESNFDWLVIGWGILVSFISALFLIRVLVAYVAKRDFMIFAWYRIASGLLILLFAFTGWRLW
- the rpe gene encoding ribulose-phosphate 3-epimerase gives rise to the protein MSKPYLIAPSILSADFARLGEDVEKVLAAGADVVHFDVMDNHYVPNLTFGAGVCKALKKYGIQAPIDVHLMVSPVDRTIGDFLDAGADIITFHPEASDHIDRSLQLIKSGGAQAGLVFNPATPLHYLDYVLDKVDQILLMSVNPGFGGQKFIPMTLEKLRQVRKIIDASGRDIRLEVDGGVGPANIREIAEAGADMFVAGSAIFGKPDYKNVIDEMRAELNKVGSVEV
- a CDS encoding class I SAM-dependent methyltransferase, giving the protein MRLFCEAEYEDQAQHYAAVLGSRGINLGIETVEKINSRFLRLNPELALCTNAQGLWLCANGMKMQPDWKAEIPRLKRASLKSEMLARACQLGEKPQLIDATAGLGHDSLLMAHLGAEVTLVERHPILFTLLEESLAQAQTDAFLNSAAARIKLVFADSADYLRQQTARQHRIDVVYLDPMFPQRDQNQQDHKKQAQVKKQMQLLHMLLPEQGEMDLGDRLLSLAQAVAKRVIVKRPRHAGFLAEQTPDHQWLGDACRFDAYFYLPD
- a CDS encoding methylated-DNA--[protein]-cysteine S-methyltransferase, giving the protein MKLAMQYMDSPVGRLRLIANEKALVAVLWENEQPKRIQLAELVVEPEHPVLLQVRQQLEEYFEGNRQRFDIPLDFAGTEFQKLVWTELLKIPYGQTRSYGQIAQAIGRPKAMRAVGAANGRNPISIIAPCHRVIGASGALTGFAGGLDNKTILLNLEKNIQL